A genomic region of Catalinimonas niigatensis contains the following coding sequences:
- a CDS encoding YqaA family protein, translating to MKIDKEKFIFLARNLARGLLWLSLLVGGFFLFKKYVDINYLEWLKPVYEKPLLVYAIYSLSEVLFGIIPPEIFMMWGLRSGKMTDYATIVILLAIISYLAGCIGFLIGRYLENTQFFKIFKNKVFGKYEKYLFHFGSFIIIVAALTPLPFSGVSMLVGSVEFPPRKYLLFALSRFLRFFVYAYVIWEVNAL from the coding sequence GTGAAAATAGACAAAGAAAAATTTATTTTTTTAGCACGTAATCTAGCCCGAGGACTATTATGGCTAAGTCTGCTGGTAGGTGGTTTTTTCTTATTTAAAAAGTATGTAGATATAAACTATCTGGAATGGCTAAAACCGGTGTATGAAAAACCTTTGCTGGTTTATGCTATTTATTCTTTATCGGAAGTTCTTTTTGGGATAATTCCTCCGGAAATTTTCATGATGTGGGGGCTCCGAAGTGGTAAAATGACAGATTATGCTACCATTGTCATTCTACTGGCAATAATTTCATATCTGGCAGGATGTATAGGCTTCCTCATTGGTAGGTACCTAGAGAATACCCAATTTTTCAAAATTTTCAAGAATAAAGTGTTTGGTAAGTATGAAAAATACCTTTTCCATTTTGGGTCTTTTATCATTATTGTAGCCGCTCTTACCCCTCTTCCATTTTCTGGAGTGAGCATGTTAGTAGGCAGTGTTGAGTTTCCTCCCCGTAAATATCTCCTCTTTGCTCTGAGCCGCTTTCTTCGTTTCTTCGTGTATGCTTATGTTATTTGGGAAGTAAATGCGCTTTAA
- a CDS encoding DUF4136 domain-containing protein, giving the protein MKAIFSIAILSLLFLASCMGYKEFPVESDYSYDGDFRRYKTFNFLDTRSSGPDSSIQNNIIEESIKARMELQGYDYSELDPRLLVSYKIFYDSLFFTGYEQPDLEMFIEYEESVDKEMDPVKYNLREGTLLVLIYDRERKKSIWQGYASGVFGNQYFNDKRYLQGAVRSIFDQYKVFAEGFVVEKKKLR; this is encoded by the coding sequence ATGAAGGCTATTTTCTCTATTGCAATACTTTCTTTGCTCTTTTTAGCTAGTTGCATGGGTTACAAGGAGTTTCCCGTTGAATCAGATTACAGTTATGATGGCGACTTCAGAAGATACAAAACCTTTAATTTTCTTGACACAAGAAGCTCCGGGCCTGACTCTAGCATTCAGAATAACATCATTGAAGAATCTATAAAAGCAAGGATGGAACTCCAGGGTTATGACTATTCTGAACTGGACCCTCGTCTGCTGGTTTCTTATAAAATTTTTTACGATAGTTTATTTTTCACGGGCTATGAGCAACCTGATCTTGAAATGTTCATCGAGTATGAAGAATCGGTAGATAAAGAAATGGACCCGGTGAAGTACAATCTTAGAGAAGGAACTCTGCTGGTACTTATTTATGATCGGGAGCGTAAAAAGTCAATATGGCAAGGCTATGCATCGGGTGTTTTTGGTAATCAATATTTCAATGATAAGCGTTATCTTCAAGGTGCAGTACGGTCAATTTTTGATCAATACAAAGTTTTTGCAGAAGGTTTTGTTGTAGAAAAGAAGAAGCTACGGTAA
- a CDS encoding chromosome segregation protein SMC produces MSTYETEQQKSKNKTIIITVIVLLLLVNVVTLFLYYQNNQEMSTSLQSSKEELEETYNKLESMSNELNLKIEELQKLGEDVEELRLIRETLEQEKEQLQNEGQLAQKRYEQIRNRVEGYRELLVNKDAEIAELKQLNESLYAENTELKEDQRVLNKTINEVKTNNEKLSEKVEVASMLKAENIKVMGMNGRGTAKERDRYRNSQIEQLQLSFNLAKNDVAPVEGKDIMVRIIEPDGKVIFDVAKGSGTFMKDGKEVFFTQKQEILFDNTQQQLTFLYEKGSDYADGRHTIELYADDYIIGRANFEIR; encoded by the coding sequence ATGTCAACCTATGAAACCGAGCAACAAAAATCCAAAAATAAAACGATTATAATCACTGTCATCGTCCTGTTGCTTCTGGTAAATGTAGTTACTCTTTTCCTTTATTATCAAAATAATCAGGAAATGAGTACATCGCTACAAAGCAGCAAGGAAGAGCTTGAGGAAACTTACAACAAGTTGGAGTCCATGAGTAATGAGTTGAACCTCAAAATTGAAGAACTACAAAAACTTGGGGAAGATGTAGAAGAATTGCGGCTGATCAGAGAAACGCTGGAACAAGAGAAAGAACAGCTACAAAATGAAGGACAGTTAGCTCAAAAACGATATGAACAAATAAGAAATCGGGTAGAAGGGTACCGTGAACTCTTGGTTAATAAAGATGCAGAGATTGCTGAGTTAAAGCAATTGAATGAATCTTTGTATGCTGAAAATACCGAGCTTAAAGAAGATCAGCGTGTTTTAAATAAAACCATCAATGAGGTAAAGACCAACAACGAAAAATTATCAGAAAAAGTAGAAGTTGCCTCTATGCTCAAAGCAGAAAATATTAAAGTTATGGGTATGAACGGTCGGGGAACCGCCAAAGAGAGAGATCGCTACCGTAATAGTCAGATTGAGCAGTTACAACTATCTTTTAATTTAGCAAAGAACGACGTGGCTCCTGTGGAAGGCAAAGATATCATGGTACGCATAATAGAACCTGATGGTAAGGTTATATTTGATGTAGCAAAGGGTTCTGGCACTTTTATGAAGGACGGTAAAGAAGTCTTCTTTACGCAAAAACAAGAGATCCTGTTTGATAATACTCAGCAACAACTAACCTTTCTCTACGAAAAAGGCAGTGATTATGCTGACGGTCGTCATACTATTGAGCTTTACGCTGATGATTATATCATTGGCAGAGCTAACTTTGAAATTCGGTGA
- a CDS encoding class I SAM-dependent methyltransferase produces MLMIDELDENYWSQKYQNQHTEWDMGHVSPPIQFYIEQITNKNLTILIPGSGNAYEASFLYKKGFENTFILDISSEPLHKFKNNNPEFPENQVLHQDFFLFEGLFDLILEQTFFCALHPNLRPQYVEKMLSLLRSGGKLVGVLFDDPLFHDHPPFGGNKEEYLAYFQPFFKIITFERCYNSIAARQNRELFMILQLPKT; encoded by the coding sequence ATGCTTATGATAGACGAACTAGACGAGAACTACTGGTCTCAGAAGTATCAAAATCAACATACAGAATGGGATATGGGGCACGTATCGCCTCCAATACAATTTTATATTGAGCAAATTACCAACAAAAATCTAACAATTTTAATACCTGGTAGCGGTAATGCTTACGAAGCATCGTTTTTGTACAAAAAAGGATTTGAAAATACCTTTATCTTGGATATTTCCTCAGAGCCTCTACATAAGTTTAAGAATAATAACCCGGAATTTCCTGAAAATCAGGTGCTTCATCAGGACTTTTTTTTATTTGAAGGTTTATTTGACTTGATCTTGGAACAAACTTTTTTTTGTGCTCTGCACCCAAATTTGAGACCTCAGTATGTAGAAAAGATGCTCAGTTTGTTACGTTCGGGAGGAAAACTTGTAGGTGTGCTTTTTGATGATCCTTTGTTTCATGATCATCCTCCTTTTGGAGGTAACAAAGAGGAGTACTTAGCCTATTTCCAACCTTTTTTCAAGATTATTACCTTTGAGCGATGTTATAACTCAATTGCAGCGCGGCAAAACAGAGAGTTATTTATGATTTTGCAACTACCTAAAACATAA
- a CDS encoding O-methyltransferase, whose product MGKFSLIKGYLHYWLHAVNKHSLHAPFVYDFYSHIVNKDHHELIFSQIEAHRQAYLHDHTFITTNSPGATSQLTGKKKRKISSIARHSLSSPKFSRFLYRLTRWKKPNVIIELGSSLGINTLYLSFAHPEAKIYTFEGCPQTAAFAKRLYKNWELKNIILVEGNIDQTLHQILDQVSTVDLVYMDANHRYAPTLQYYEILYAKANPDSIIVVDDIYWSAGMQRAWKHLADRSEVNLSLDIFDAGLLFFLPLYKRQHYTLMF is encoded by the coding sequence TTGGGTAAATTTTCTCTCATCAAAGGTTATCTCCATTATTGGCTGCATGCTGTAAATAAACATTCACTACATGCTCCATTTGTTTACGATTTCTATTCACATATTGTCAATAAAGATCATCATGAGCTTATCTTTAGTCAGATTGAAGCTCATAGACAGGCTTATTTACACGATCATACTTTCATTACTACCAACTCCCCCGGAGCAACTTCTCAGCTAACTGGCAAAAAGAAAAGAAAAATTAGCAGCATCGCTCGCCACAGTTTGAGCAGCCCCAAATTCTCACGGTTTTTATACAGACTGACCCGATGGAAAAAACCAAACGTAATTATTGAGTTGGGCAGTAGCCTGGGCATCAATACCTTGTACTTATCATTTGCCCATCCTGAGGCAAAGATTTATACTTTTGAGGGTTGTCCACAAACTGCCGCTTTTGCAAAAAGGCTTTATAAAAACTGGGAATTAAAAAATATTATACTAGTTGAAGGAAATATTGATCAAACCTTACATCAAATTTTAGATCAAGTAAGCACAGTAGATCTAGTATACATGGATGCCAATCACCGATATGCACCAACTCTACAATATTATGAGATTTTATATGCTAAAGCCAATCCTGATAGTATAATTGTAGTAGATGACATTTATTGGTCGGCAGGTATGCAGAGAGCATGGAAGCATTTAGCAGATCGCTCAGAGGTAAACTTAAGCCTGGATATTTTTGATGCCGGCCTGCTTTTCTTCTTGCCATTATACAAAAGACAACACTACACACTTATGTTTTAG
- the apaG gene encoding Co2+/Mg2+ efflux protein ApaG produces the protein MVTEVTEGVKVTVVTEFQPDYSSPTQNHYVFTYHITIENNSQHTVKLLKRHWFISDAGYPAREVEGEGVVGKQPVLEPGDTHQYVSGCNLKSGIGKMYGNYLMDRMIDGKNFFVAIPEFNMIAPHRSN, from the coding sequence ATGGTAACAGAAGTAACAGAAGGCGTTAAAGTAACCGTAGTTACTGAATTTCAGCCGGACTATTCCAGTCCTACTCAGAACCATTACGTATTTACCTACCACATTACTATTGAAAATAACAGTCAACACACTGTAAAGTTACTTAAAAGACATTGGTTTATTTCTGATGCAGGATATCCGGCTCGTGAAGTTGAAGGCGAAGGAGTAGTAGGTAAACAACCTGTACTGGAGCCTGGAGATACGCATCAATACGTCTCAGGTTGCAATCTCAAATCCGGTATCGGGAAGATGTATGGGAATTACCTGATGGACAGAATGATAGATGGAAAAAATTTCTTTGTAGCCATCCCTGAATTCAACATGATAGCCCCTCACCGTTCCAACTGA
- the ung gene encoding uracil-DNA glycosylase — MDVKISPSWKEHLSDEFTKPYFLNLVEFVKNEYSDQTIYPPGKEIFRAFDLTAFDQVKVVILGQDPYHGPKQANGLAFSVRDGIPMPPSLVNIFKEIKNEFGKELPPNGNLERWAKQGVLLLNATLTVKARQAGSHQKKGWEEFTDSVIHHLSEEKEELVFMLWGAYAQKKGAIIDESKHLVLKSPHPSPFSADRGFFGNEHFKKANEYLKEKGKEEIDW; from the coding sequence ATGGATGTAAAAATTTCTCCTTCGTGGAAAGAACACCTTTCCGATGAGTTTACCAAGCCTTATTTTTTGAACCTGGTAGAGTTTGTAAAAAATGAGTATAGCGACCAGACTATATATCCTCCTGGCAAAGAAATTTTCAGGGCTTTTGATCTTACAGCGTTTGATCAGGTCAAAGTGGTTATACTTGGGCAGGACCCTTATCACGGACCAAAACAAGCGAATGGCTTAGCGTTTTCTGTCAGAGATGGAATTCCTATGCCGCCCTCACTAGTCAATATCTTTAAAGAAATCAAAAATGAATTTGGTAAGGAACTCCCTCCGAATGGAAATTTAGAACGCTGGGCCAAACAAGGAGTACTGTTGTTGAATGCTACCCTTACTGTAAAAGCACGACAGGCAGGATCACATCAGAAAAAAGGATGGGAAGAATTTACGGATTCAGTGATACATCATTTATCGGAGGAAAAGGAAGAATTGGTGTTTATGCTCTGGGGTGCATATGCCCAGAAGAAAGGTGCGATTATAGATGAAAGTAAGCATCTGGTGCTTAAATCACCTCATCCTTCTCCCTTTTCAGCGGACAGAGGTTTTTTTGGCAATGAGCATTTTAAGAAGGCCAATGAATATCTCAAAGAGAAAGGAAAAGAGGAGATAGATTGGTAA
- the lepB gene encoding signal peptidase I yields the protein MATFLKKKEKETTEHTTENQKHSAPKSKTREWVDAIVFAVVAATIIRWLFLEAFTIPTPSMEKSLLVGDFLFVSKMHYGARTPKTPIQMPLTHQTIWGTDIPSYVDWIQLPQYRLPGFSDVQRNDVVVFNYPVEFQHPTDLKTNYIKRCIGLPGDVVRVEDRQVIVNDQPLNAPEGAQFRYFIATDEVINDRVFDNFEVWEYNLTQGGYIALCTPEIADEFAKLPFVNAVHSAAYNEDQVNPRIYPDASLFPWNADFFGPLEVPSEGMTVTLDQENIAKYETVITHYEGNENVENREGKLFIDGQEINEYTFKQNYYFMMGDNRHNSEDSRFWGFVPEDHIVGKAFFIWLSVDPNGSLFDKIRWDRLFDLIE from the coding sequence ATGGCGACATTTCTCAAGAAAAAAGAAAAAGAAACAACGGAGCATACTACTGAAAATCAAAAGCATAGCGCTCCCAAATCCAAAACCAGGGAATGGGTTGATGCGATTGTATTTGCGGTAGTGGCTGCCACCATTATTCGTTGGCTTTTTCTCGAAGCCTTTACCATTCCTACTCCTTCCATGGAAAAGTCATTGCTCGTAGGTGACTTTCTTTTTGTAAGCAAAATGCATTATGGAGCACGTACACCCAAGACTCCTATACAAATGCCGCTTACACACCAGACCATCTGGGGTACTGACATCCCTTCTTATGTAGATTGGATACAGTTGCCTCAGTACCGGCTGCCTGGTTTTTCGGATGTTCAAAGGAATGATGTGGTAGTATTTAATTATCCTGTAGAATTTCAGCATCCGACGGATCTTAAAACCAATTATATCAAACGCTGTATTGGATTACCGGGAGATGTGGTCAGGGTAGAAGATCGGCAAGTCATCGTCAATGATCAGCCGTTGAATGCCCCTGAAGGTGCTCAGTTTAGGTATTTCATCGCTACCGATGAGGTGATCAATGATAGGGTCTTTGATAATTTTGAGGTATGGGAGTACAATCTTACCCAGGGAGGATACATTGCTCTTTGTACCCCTGAGATTGCTGATGAATTTGCCAAGCTACCCTTTGTGAATGCCGTTCATTCCGCTGCCTATAACGAAGATCAGGTAAACCCCAGAATTTATCCGGATGCCAGTCTTTTTCCCTGGAATGCTGACTTTTTCGGTCCGCTGGAGGTACCTTCCGAAGGGATGACAGTGACTTTGGATCAAGAGAATATTGCGAAGTATGAGACTGTTATTACACACTATGAAGGCAATGAAAATGTAGAAAACCGCGAGGGCAAGCTTTTTATTGATGGCCAGGAGATTAACGAATATACTTTTAAGCAGAATTATTATTTTATGATGGGTGATAACCGTCACAATTCTGAAGATTCACGCTTCTGGGGGTTTGTACCGGAAGACCATATTGTTGGTAAAGCCTTTTTTATCTGGTTATCGGTAGATCCTAATGGAAGTTTGTTTGATAAGATTCGCTGGGACCGTCTGTTTGATCTAATTGAATAA
- the dapB gene encoding 4-hydroxy-tetrahydrodipicolinate reductase, with amino-acid sequence MNILILGYGKMGKTIETIATERGHTIAGKVDVEKRNETLEKLNPQNVDVAIEFTQPDAAPSNIRYCLKNGIPVLSGTTGWLKEKSAIEDYCIEQNGTFFYASNFSIGVNIFFRLNQFLANIMKAYPDYQPSLEEIHHTQKKDAPSGTAITLAEGMLKSLTNKNDWYLEGRTTEHPEQAIPIISKREGTVPGTHIVNYHSEIDEIEIKHVAHSRAGFALGAVLVAEWLKNKKGILSMDDFIKF; translated from the coding sequence ATGAATATCCTCATTCTCGGATATGGAAAAATGGGTAAAACCATTGAAACTATTGCTACGGAGCGAGGCCACACCATTGCAGGAAAAGTAGATGTAGAAAAGCGTAACGAAACGCTTGAAAAACTTAATCCCCAAAATGTAGATGTAGCCATTGAGTTTACCCAACCGGATGCAGCCCCTTCCAATATTCGTTATTGCCTGAAAAACGGTATCCCAGTACTCTCAGGAACCACCGGCTGGTTGAAAGAAAAATCAGCCATTGAAGATTATTGCATTGAGCAGAACGGCACCTTTTTTTATGCTTCTAACTTTAGCATCGGAGTCAATATCTTCTTCCGTCTCAATCAGTTTCTGGCCAACATAATGAAAGCTTACCCCGATTATCAGCCCAGTTTGGAAGAAATACATCATACACAAAAAAAAGATGCTCCCAGTGGGACGGCTATTACTTTGGCAGAGGGAATGTTGAAATCTCTTACCAACAAAAATGACTGGTACCTGGAAGGAAGGACTACCGAGCATCCGGAACAAGCTATTCCCATTATCTCCAAAAGAGAAGGCACTGTACCAGGAACCCATATTGTGAACTATCACTCTGAGATTGATGAAATAGAAATTAAGCATGTAGCCCATAGCCGGGCCGGATTTGCTCTGGGTGCTGTACTGGTAGCAGAATGGCTCAAAAACAAGAAGGGAATTTTGAGCATGGATGATTTCATAAAATTTTAA
- a CDS encoding DUF5683 domain-containing protein — MLKECIICMLGLLMLITNQSLAQEEEESEPDTTVIMQDTIEINDQGLISTDLEGNDATSNSAIIISGRNTKKIPRKAALYAAVLPGLGQIYNGGYWKLPIVYGTFITLGWFITWREDQYQVFRRANIALESGLPEQNPLQGTLVGDNLRVVSNNVETSRRERDFMYIVLTGAYALQIMEAIVDAHLIEFDVNEDLSMEFQPSTGQYFASATGAGTFVPALGASLILKIK; from the coding sequence ATGCTGAAAGAATGTATCATTTGCATGTTAGGTTTGCTGATGCTTATTACAAATCAAAGTCTGGCACAGGAAGAAGAGGAAAGTGAACCTGATACAACAGTGATCATGCAAGACACCATAGAAATCAATGATCAGGGACTTATCAGTACAGACCTTGAAGGCAATGATGCTACATCAAATTCAGCAATCATCATCAGTGGACGAAATACAAAAAAAATCCCGCGCAAAGCAGCTTTATATGCGGCAGTCTTGCCTGGTTTGGGACAGATATATAATGGTGGATACTGGAAACTGCCTATTGTGTATGGTACTTTTATTACCCTTGGATGGTTTATTACTTGGCGGGAAGACCAATATCAGGTTTTTCGCAGAGCTAATATCGCTCTAGAGAGTGGTTTGCCTGAGCAAAATCCTCTTCAAGGCACTTTAGTGGGTGATAATTTAAGGGTTGTAAGTAATAATGTTGAGACAAGTCGTAGAGAAAGGGATTTCATGTACATCGTTTTGACAGGAGCCTATGCTTTGCAGATTATGGAAGCCATTGTAGATGCACACCTGATAGAGTTTGATGTCAATGAAGATCTCAGCATGGAATTTCAACCTTCTACTGGTCAGTATTTTGCCAGTGCTACCGGTGCAGGCACCTTTGTGCCTGCTTTAGGAGCATCCCTTATTTTAAAAATCAAATAA
- a CDS encoding ParB/RepB/Spo0J family partition protein, with product MNSNKMSEKNPKRKNALGRGLGALLEDSDSSRKEQAVKEVSSINEISLDKIDVNPFQPRTDFDKEALEELAESIRVQGIIQPITVRQMGDDHYQIISGERRVQASKIAGLTQIPAYVRLANDQQMLEMALIENIQRENLNSIEIALSYQRLISECDLRQEQLGERVGKNRSTVNNYLRLLRLPPDIQAALRDNRISMGHARAIINVDNVDQQLHIFDKTINEDLSVRKVEALVRELSEPRKKEKPAKTEENPDTVYQIRQLQNKLSSHFGTRVQIRSSGKDKGEIKIPYISADDLNRILELLEM from the coding sequence ATGAACAGCAATAAAATGTCAGAAAAAAATCCTAAAAGGAAAAATGCATTAGGGCGTGGATTGGGAGCTTTGTTAGAAGACTCTGACTCCAGCCGAAAAGAACAGGCTGTAAAGGAAGTTAGCAGTATCAATGAAATCTCACTGGATAAGATAGACGTGAATCCCTTCCAGCCCAGAACCGACTTTGATAAAGAAGCACTGGAAGAACTGGCTGAGTCCATAAGGGTACAGGGTATTATACAGCCTATTACTGTAAGGCAGATGGGAGATGATCATTATCAGATCATTTCCGGTGAACGACGCGTGCAAGCTTCTAAAATTGCCGGGCTTACCCAGATTCCTGCATATGTTAGATTGGCCAATGACCAGCAGATGCTGGAAATGGCTTTAATAGAAAACATTCAACGGGAAAACCTTAACTCTATTGAAATTGCATTGAGCTACCAGCGATTGATCTCAGAATGTGATCTCCGTCAGGAGCAATTGGGCGAAAGAGTGGGGAAAAACCGTTCTACTGTCAATAATTACCTGCGTTTGCTCAGACTTCCTCCGGATATTCAGGCTGCGCTAAGGGATAACCGTATCTCTATGGGACATGCTCGGGCGATCATCAATGTAGATAACGTGGATCAGCAACTCCATATCTTTGACAAAACGATCAACGAGGACCTTTCTGTGAGAAAGGTAGAAGCGTTGGTAAGGGAATTATCTGAACCCCGTAAAAAAGAAAAGCCAGCTAAAACAGAAGAAAACCCTGATACCGTCTATCAGATTCGCCAGTTACAAAATAAACTATCTTCTCATTTTGGCACCAGGGTTCAAATCCGTAGTAGTGGTAAGGATAAAGGAGAAATCAAAATCCCTTATATATCAGCAGATGACCTGAATCGAATACTGGAACTCTTAGAGATGTAG
- a CDS encoding ParA family protein codes for MGKIIAIANQKGGVGKTTSAINLAASLAALEYKTLVVDADPQANSTSGLGFNPKEIENSIYECMVDEIEVKETIVKTDTNYLFLLPSHIDLVGAEIEMVSLESREKRMREALYPIKDEYDFIIIDCSPSLGLITINALTAANSVIIPVQCEYYALEGLGKLLNTIKIIQSRLNPNLEIEGILLTMYDVRLRLSNQVVEEVNNHFQQMVFKTLIPRNIKLSESPSFGLPAIVHDAESKGATSYLNLAREILEKNGITI; via the coding sequence ATGGGTAAAATCATAGCAATCGCAAATCAAAAAGGAGGGGTAGGAAAAACAACTAGTGCTATAAATTTAGCCGCCAGTTTAGCAGCATTAGAGTATAAAACTTTAGTAGTAGACGCTGATCCGCAGGCAAATTCTACGTCAGGATTAGGATTTAACCCTAAGGAAATTGAGAATAGTATTTACGAATGCATGGTTGATGAAATAGAGGTAAAAGAGACGATTGTAAAAACAGACACAAATTATCTTTTCTTGCTTCCTTCTCATATTGATTTAGTAGGTGCGGAGATAGAGATGGTTAGTTTGGAAAGCAGGGAGAAAAGAATGCGGGAAGCACTTTATCCGATCAAAGACGAATATGATTTTATCATCATTGACTGCTCTCCTTCTTTGGGTCTGATTACCATAAATGCACTTACAGCCGCCAACTCCGTGATTATTCCTGTCCAATGCGAATATTATGCGTTGGAAGGCTTGGGTAAACTGCTCAACACCATCAAAATTATACAATCACGTCTGAATCCCAACCTGGAGATTGAAGGCATTCTCCTCACCATGTATGATGTAAGGCTCCGTTTATCCAATCAAGTAGTAGAAGAAGTCAATAATCATTTTCAACAAATGGTATTTAAGACCCTCATACCCCGTAATATCAAATTGAGCGAATCTCCAAGTTTTGGCTTGCCCGCGATAGTGCATGATGCTGAGAGCAAAGGAGCTACCAGTTATTTAAATCTTGCAAGAGAAATATTAGAGAAAAACGGGATTACAATTTAG
- a CDS encoding PfkB family carbohydrate kinase, with amino-acid sequence MSLLAIGSVAFDQIETPFGKTDKIIGGSGTYIALASSYFTDKTKLVGVVGEDFRQDDLDMMQQHGILTEGVQIKKGEKSFFWAGRYHADLNTRDTLVTELNVLGDFDPIIPESYQDCEYLMLGNLTPAVQKTVIERLHKRPKLIVMDTMNFWMTEPFIEELKEVMTMVDVVSINDEEARLLSGEYSLVKAAKKILAMGPDYLIIKKGEHGALLFSDNQIFFAPALPLEEVFDPTGAGDTFAGGFIGHLASTKDISFENMKRAIIYGSAMASFCVEKFGPERLIKLSQEDIEDRIQEFINLVQFEIEYN; translated from the coding sequence ATGAGCTTATTAGCAATCGGAAGTGTAGCATTTGATCAAATAGAAACCCCATTCGGAAAAACAGATAAAATTATAGGTGGCTCAGGAACTTATATTGCCTTAGCTTCTTCTTATTTTACTGATAAAACCAAGCTGGTGGGTGTAGTAGGTGAAGATTTCAGACAAGACGATCTTGACATGATGCAGCAGCATGGTATCCTTACAGAGGGTGTACAAATCAAAAAAGGAGAGAAGTCTTTTTTCTGGGCCGGACGCTACCATGCCGATCTCAATACCCGTGATACACTGGTAACGGAACTAAATGTATTAGGTGACTTTGACCCAATTATACCGGAGAGCTATCAAGACTGTGAATATCTGATGTTAGGGAACTTAACCCCGGCTGTGCAAAAAACAGTCATAGAGCGTTTGCATAAACGTCCAAAACTTATTGTCATGGATACTATGAATTTTTGGATGACTGAGCCATTCATTGAGGAACTAAAAGAAGTGATGACTATGGTAGATGTTGTGTCAATCAATGATGAAGAAGCACGTCTTTTATCTGGTGAATACTCATTAGTAAAAGCTGCCAAGAAAATTCTTGCTATGGGGCCTGATTATCTCATCATCAAAAAAGGCGAGCATGGAGCGCTATTGTTTAGTGATAATCAGATCTTTTTTGCTCCGGCTCTTCCATTAGAAGAAGTATTTGATCCTACTGGTGCAGGTGACACTTTTGCCGGTGGTTTTATTGGCCACCTTGCCAGTACAAAAGATATCAGTTTTGAGAATATGAAACGTGCAATTATTTACGGCTCAGCTATGGCTTCCTTCTGCGTTGAGAAATTTGGGCCCGAACGTTTGATAAAATTAAGTCAAGAGGATATCGAAGACCGTATCCAGGAATTTATTAATCTGGTACAGTTTGAAATAGAATACAATTGA